A part of Citrifermentans bremense genomic DNA contains:
- a CDS encoding NAD(P)H-dependent glycerol-3-phosphate dehydrogenase: MAEKIAVIGAGSWGTTLADLLAKKGHEVTLWAYEPELVLEMREIRENTLFLPGIKLNERLSFTNDLEEAYRGCSMVLCVVPSQLVRRVMTNSLPFLPKEAIIVSASKGIEVDTLATVSEIYQDILPPEQYQTLAALSGPSFAREVALEMPTAVAAAANSEAVALRVQEAFTTSYFRVYRNSDVVGVELGGAIKNVIAIAAGISDGLGFGSNTRAALITRGLAEMTRLGLAMGAKASTFAGLAGMGDLVLTCTGDLSRNRSVGIQIGQGRTLSEILGEMRMVAEGVKTTESAYNLAQKLGVEMPIIEQMYKMLYQNKPAREAVLELMTRNLKAEGA; this comes from the coding sequence ATGGCAGAGAAAATAGCCGTTATCGGTGCAGGTAGCTGGGGTACGACCCTTGCCGACCTGCTCGCCAAGAAAGGGCACGAGGTGACGCTTTGGGCCTATGAGCCCGAGCTGGTGCTGGAGATGCGCGAAATCAGGGAGAACACCCTGTTTCTCCCCGGCATCAAGCTGAACGAGCGTCTGTCCTTCACCAACGACCTTGAAGAGGCGTACCGCGGCTGCAGCATGGTGCTCTGCGTGGTCCCCTCGCAGCTGGTGCGCCGGGTGATGACCAACTCGCTCCCCTTCCTTCCCAAGGAGGCGATCATCGTCAGCGCCTCCAAGGGGATCGAGGTCGACACCCTGGCCACGGTTTCCGAGATCTACCAGGATATCCTCCCCCCCGAGCAGTACCAGACCCTGGCGGCGCTATCCGGACCGAGCTTTGCGCGCGAAGTCGCGCTGGAGATGCCGACGGCCGTCGCCGCGGCTGCAAACTCGGAGGCTGTTGCCCTCAGGGTGCAGGAGGCTTTCACCACCAGCTATTTCCGGGTCTACCGCAACTCCGACGTGGTCGGGGTGGAACTCGGCGGGGCGATCAAGAACGTCATCGCCATCGCAGCCGGGATATCGGACGGACTTGGCTTCGGCAGCAACACGAGGGCAGCCCTCATCACCCGCGGCTTGGCCGAGATGACCCGCCTGGGGCTCGCCATGGGGGCTAAAGCCTCCACCTTCGCGGGGCTTGCTGGTATGGGGGACCTTGTGCTCACCTGCACCGGAGACCTCTCTAGAAACCGCAGCGTCGGCATCCAGATCGGGCAGGGGCGCACCCTCTCCGAGATCCTCGGAGAGATGCGGATGGTGGCCGAAGGGGTGAAGACCACCGAGTCGGCCTACAACCTGGCGCAGAAGCTTGGGGTGGAGATGCCCATCATCGAGCAGATGTACAAGATGCTCTACCAGAACAAGCCCGCACGCGAAGCGGTACTGGAGCTGATGACCAGGAACCTGAAAGCTGAAGGAGCTTAG
- a CDS encoding ATP-binding protein — translation MQLRFGIRTKLLLSILAILLVSYSTLLYSTMKTLNASLRTELDRNLATNLKFARSQYLGQAQIAKFSVMHSVVSQTVQQRLAERDGAWLTQRLKSWHTVLPFMDLLVVVDPQEKVLAALQGTVENAAIDAPAVVKQAIASKRAVISTEIFSGEFMCRAGVEGYCDRPESEALVATVAVPVIGSDGGVLGCVLTGDILNHHPTLPSQLQEVSGNAVEVTLTQRGLRVASSLPERARESYTLSPKVLDVLERGEVYRGRTDIGSKSYETIIDPLLNSRGEFVGSLSVAISTETVINSRRENLQNILASAFLGIICSFGLAFFASRHLTGPLRQLAASARRIEEGDLDQRVVGHQRDEVGMLASSFNNMAESLKERDGIINRKTSDLQELNEQLERMVEQRTSALSVEMGRLEAVLTSLAEGVVVTDRDNRVVLFNPAAQQLFELVPHRVIGQSIERLCEMTGFCNVLDPVSEKKPWEAQRGGKKEITVKGKRLHVNTATLGDETGEFAGMVMSIRDVTKEEQVDRMKTEFISTVSHELKTPLTSIKGSLQLLLTRSKWLTDTERQLLTVCFRNTQRLIRLISEILDISGIESGGMIFNFKPVCIGELAVYAVEEIKSYAMGRDITIVNTVGEHLPMVFGDSDRLIQVMTNLLSNAVKFSPEGKVVMVTAEQEGNYVVISVADRGRVIQWSDRDKLFKKFQQIECSERGKIGGTGLGLAICKEIVERHHGRIFYTAAKEYGNTFSFTVPIIGETDAKG, via the coding sequence ATGCAACTTCGTTTTGGCATAAGAACAAAACTGCTCCTGTCCATCCTCGCCATACTCTTAGTTTCCTACTCAACCCTGCTCTACTCCACAATGAAGACCCTCAATGCGTCGCTGCGCACCGAGCTGGACCGAAACCTTGCGACCAACCTCAAGTTCGCGCGCAGCCAGTACCTGGGCCAGGCACAGATCGCCAAGTTTTCGGTTATGCATTCCGTGGTCTCGCAGACGGTGCAGCAGCGCCTGGCCGAGCGCGACGGGGCCTGGCTCACGCAGCGCTTAAAGAGCTGGCATACCGTGCTCCCCTTCATGGACCTGCTGGTCGTGGTCGATCCCCAGGAAAAGGTCCTGGCCGCACTGCAGGGAACTGTTGAAAACGCGGCAATCGACGCCCCGGCGGTGGTGAAACAGGCCATCGCCAGCAAGAGGGCCGTCATATCCACCGAGATCTTCAGCGGCGAGTTCATGTGCCGGGCGGGGGTCGAGGGGTACTGCGACCGTCCCGAGAGCGAGGCCCTGGTGGCCACCGTGGCGGTCCCGGTCATCGGGTCCGACGGCGGCGTGCTCGGCTGCGTGCTCACCGGGGACATCCTGAACCACCACCCTACTCTACCCAGCCAACTGCAGGAGGTCTCCGGGAACGCCGTCGAGGTGACCCTCACCCAGCGCGGCCTGAGGGTCGCGAGCAGCCTTCCGGAGCGGGCGCGGGAATCCTACACCCTTTCCCCGAAGGTGCTGGACGTGCTGGAACGCGGCGAGGTCTACCGCGGGCGGACCGACATCGGCTCCAAGAGCTACGAAACCATCATCGACCCTCTTTTGAACAGCCGGGGGGAGTTCGTCGGCTCGCTTTCGGTGGCGATCTCCACGGAAACGGTGATCAACAGCAGGCGGGAGAACCTCCAGAACATCCTCGCTTCTGCCTTTTTGGGCATCATCTGCTCCTTCGGCTTGGCCTTCTTCGCCTCGCGCCACCTGACGGGGCCCTTGCGGCAGCTCGCCGCGAGCGCCCGTCGCATCGAGGAGGGAGACCTCGACCAGAGGGTCGTCGGCCACCAGCGCGACGAGGTTGGGATGCTGGCCTCCTCCTTCAACAACATGGCGGAATCGCTCAAGGAGCGCGACGGCATTATCAACAGGAAGACCAGCGATCTGCAGGAGCTGAACGAGCAGCTGGAGAGGATGGTCGAGCAGCGCACCTCGGCCTTAAGCGTGGAGATGGGAAGGCTTGAGGCGGTGCTGACCAGCCTTGCCGAAGGGGTGGTGGTGACCGACCGGGACAACCGCGTGGTCCTCTTCAACCCGGCGGCGCAGCAGCTCTTCGAACTGGTGCCGCACCGAGTGATCGGCCAATCCATCGAGCGCCTGTGCGAGATGACCGGTTTTTGCAACGTCCTCGATCCGGTCAGCGAAAAGAAGCCGTGGGAAGCTCAGCGCGGCGGGAAAAAAGAGATCACGGTGAAGGGGAAACGGCTGCACGTGAACACGGCTACCCTCGGGGACGAAACAGGGGAGTTCGCCGGGATGGTCATGTCCATCCGCGACGTCACCAAGGAGGAGCAGGTGGACCGGATGAAGACCGAGTTCATCTCCACCGTCTCCCACGAGTTGAAGACCCCGCTCACCTCGATCAAGGGGTCGCTGCAGCTCCTTTTGACCCGCAGCAAGTGGCTCACCGACACCGAGAGACAGCTCCTTACCGTCTGCTTCCGCAACACCCAAAGGCTGATCCGGCTGATCAGCGAGATCCTGGACATATCCGGGATCGAATCCGGGGGGATGATCTTCAACTTCAAGCCGGTTTGCATCGGCGAACTCGCGGTGTACGCGGTCGAGGAGATCAAGTCCTACGCCATGGGCCGGGACATCACCATCGTCAACACGGTGGGGGAGCATCTTCCCATGGTGTTCGGCGACAGCGACCGTTTGATCCAGGTGATGACCAACCTCCTCTCCAACGCGGTGAAGTTTTCGCCCGAGGGGAAGGTGGTCATGGTCACCGCGGAGCAGGAAGGAAACTACGTGGTGATCTCGGTCGCCGACCGGGGGCGGGTGATCCAGTGGTCCGACCGGGACAAGCTTTTCAAGAAATTCCAGCAGATAGAGTGCAGCGAGCGCGGCAAGATAGGCGGCACCGGGTTGGGGCTCGCCATCTGTAAGGAGATTGTCGAGCGGCATCACGGCAGGATCTTCTACACCGCAGCAAAGGAATACGGCAATACCTTCAGCTTCACTGTGCCGATCATAGGGGAGACAGATGCAAAAGGATAA
- a CDS encoding ATP-binding response regulator, producing MQKDKILIVDDEADIALILKLQLEDAGYETVRARDGVEALEAVEKEPFDLIMLDIKMPRMDGLEVLGRLKGEQTPVVMMTAHGSEDIAVDAMKKGALDYISKPFSTDDMLQKVERAIGIDRTRKENARLSQQLDEERRKMEAVLQGMADLLVAVDLQGRIITLSRQAARLLAPEGENLLGKTLEEVLKADVPGGELPARTVLRSGEPRLDVGYQLKIGGQLVPVLSSAAPLYNGAGELTGSVEIIRDISKLKELEQEKEDFVSMLSHDLKSPITAVVGSIDLVREAKLGPVTPDQSEYLNAAIESCEEMVEMIDTLLGIHKFEAGKMKLSFREEDPALLINRSVTKFQTPAQRAAVRLFATLPPSLPAISADRSSFSRILGNLLSNAVKFTPEGGEIEVSADLVRDPAPVLAHVPDEVYPGQELPQEGEFVRIRVRDSGVGIPQESLGSIFDRFVQARNRRQGKTRGTGLGLAFCRKAMDAHGGYIWAESEPGAGSVFTVLFPALAEEEDE from the coding sequence ATGCAAAAGGATAAGATTCTCATCGTTGACGACGAGGCGGACATAGCGCTCATCCTCAAGCTGCAGCTGGAGGACGCAGGCTACGAGACGGTCCGGGCCCGCGACGGGGTAGAGGCCCTGGAGGCGGTGGAAAAGGAGCCGTTTGACCTCATCATGCTCGACATCAAGATGCCCCGGATGGACGGGCTCGAGGTGCTGGGCCGTCTGAAAGGGGAGCAGACCCCGGTGGTGATGATGACCGCCCACGGCAGCGAGGACATCGCCGTCGACGCCATGAAGAAGGGGGCGCTCGACTACATCTCGAAGCCCTTCTCCACCGACGACATGCTGCAGAAGGTGGAGCGCGCCATCGGCATCGACCGCACCCGCAAGGAAAACGCCAGGCTTTCGCAGCAGTTGGACGAGGAGCGGCGCAAGATGGAGGCGGTGCTGCAGGGAATGGCCGACCTGCTGGTCGCAGTGGACCTGCAGGGGCGCATCATCACCTTGAGCCGGCAGGCTGCGAGGCTCCTGGCGCCAGAAGGGGAGAACCTTCTGGGGAAAACGCTGGAAGAGGTGCTGAAGGCTGACGTTCCTGGAGGGGAGCTCCCGGCCCGGACGGTGCTGCGCAGCGGGGAGCCGAGGCTCGACGTCGGCTACCAGCTGAAGATCGGAGGGCAGCTGGTCCCGGTACTCTCCTCGGCGGCGCCGCTTTACAACGGCGCCGGCGAGCTGACTGGGAGCGTGGAGATCATCAGGGACATCTCGAAGCTCAAGGAACTGGAGCAGGAAAAAGAGGATTTCGTCAGTATGCTCTCCCACGACCTCAAGTCCCCCATCACCGCGGTGGTCGGCTCCATTGACCTGGTGCGAGAGGCGAAGCTGGGGCCGGTGACTCCGGACCAGTCCGAGTATCTCAACGCCGCCATCGAGAGCTGCGAGGAGATGGTGGAGATGATCGACACCCTGCTCGGCATCCACAAGTTCGAGGCTGGGAAGATGAAGCTGAGCTTCCGGGAGGAAGACCCGGCGCTGCTCATCAACCGCAGCGTGACCAAGTTCCAGACGCCGGCCCAGCGCGCAGCTGTCAGGCTCTTCGCCACCCTCCCCCCGTCCCTCCCCGCGATCTCGGCCGACCGCTCCTCGTTCAGCCGCATCCTGGGAAACCTCCTCTCCAACGCTGTGAAGTTCACCCCCGAGGGGGGGGAGATCGAGGTGTCGGCGGACCTGGTGCGGGACCCGGCCCCGGTTCTGGCCCACGTGCCGGACGAGGTCTATCCCGGGCAGGAGCTGCCGCAGGAGGGTGAGTTCGTCAGGATCAGGGTGCGGGACTCGGGCGTAGGTATCCCGCAGGAATCGCTCGGTTCCATCTTCGACCGTTTCGTGCAGGCCAGAAACCGCAGGCAGGGAAAGACCCGCGGCACCGGCCTCGGACTCGCCTTCTGCAGGAAGGCGATGGACGCCCATGGCGGGTACATCTGGGCGGAGAGCGAGCCGGGCGCCGGCAGCGTCTTCACCGTCTTGTTCCCGGCGCTTGCCGAGGAAGAGGACGAATAA
- a CDS encoding sensor histidine kinase, protein MTLRESDSGYRELFEENPQPMWVCHRESRRLLAVNEAALRLYGYRREQFLELALDHLNGGETMGDPAATQDQLLRSRQLRKDGSSFQAQLVCHPCQFKGERVQLVLVCEEGNAQQEAQLRDWVVRQGSLLEAAQRELETFSYSISHDLRAPLRHIDGFSRALMDDYGTLLDGQGKEYLTRICQAAEKMSQLIDAMQQLSRVGRAELSLEQVDLSVKAQVISLELKHREPGRRVEFAIEEGVKAEADSKLVRQLLEILIGNAWKFSSKTPSALISFGAVEQQGEKAYFVRDNGAGFDMAYADKLFTVFHRLHRADEFEGSGVGLAIAQRIVARHGGRIWAESAPGAGATFYFTLGSERQSTIDG, encoded by the coding sequence GTGACACTGCGCGAAAGTGACTCCGGATATCGCGAGTTGTTTGAAGAAAACCCTCAGCCTATGTGGGTATGCCACCGGGAGAGCAGGAGGCTTCTGGCGGTGAACGAGGCGGCCCTGCGGCTTTACGGATATCGCCGTGAACAGTTTCTCGAACTGGCCCTGGATCATCTGAACGGCGGGGAGACGATGGGGGATCCGGCTGCGACACAGGACCAGCTGCTGCGCTCAAGGCAGCTGCGAAAGGACGGCAGTTCCTTCCAGGCCCAACTGGTCTGCCATCCCTGCCAGTTCAAAGGTGAGCGGGTGCAGCTGGTGCTGGTGTGCGAGGAAGGCAATGCGCAGCAGGAGGCGCAGCTTCGGGACTGGGTGGTCCGGCAGGGAAGCCTCTTGGAGGCGGCGCAGCGCGAACTGGAGACCTTCAGCTATTCCATCTCCCATGATCTGCGTGCCCCTTTGCGCCACATCGACGGCTTCAGCCGCGCCCTCATGGACGACTACGGAACCCTTCTGGACGGCCAGGGGAAGGAGTACCTGACCAGGATCTGCCAGGCGGCGGAGAAGATGTCCCAGCTCATCGACGCAATGCAGCAACTCTCGCGGGTGGGAAGGGCCGAGTTGAGCCTGGAGCAGGTCGACCTGAGCGTGAAGGCCCAGGTGATCTCGCTGGAACTCAAGCACCGGGAGCCCGGCCGCCGGGTCGAGTTCGCCATCGAGGAGGGGGTGAAGGCTGAGGCCGACTCGAAGCTGGTGCGGCAGCTGCTGGAGATCCTGATCGGGAACGCCTGGAAGTTCAGCTCCAAGACCCCGTCCGCGTTGATCAGCTTCGGCGCCGTCGAGCAGCAGGGGGAGAAGGCGTACTTCGTCAGGGACAATGGGGCCGGTTTCGACATGGCCTACGCCGACAAACTCTTCACCGTGTTCCACAGGCTCCATCGTGCCGACGAATTCGAGGGAAGCGGCGTGGGGCTAGCCATAGCGCAGCGGATCGTGGCCCGCCACGGCGGCCGGATCTGGGCCGAGAGCGCCCCCGGCGCCGGTGCCACCTTCTACTTCACGCTCGGAAGCGAGAGGCAAAGTACGATTGACGGGTAA
- a CDS encoding hybrid sensor histidine kinase/response regulator, translating into MSEELRVLLVEDSEEDSLLLIRELRRGGYKLAHMRVETAESMRRALQDCEWDVVLSDYRMPSFDAPGALQVLHESGQDIPFIIVSGKIGEDLAVAAMKSGASDYLMKGNLARLVPVMERELREAEERRTHRLTQEAVRRGKAEWESVFDSVSDLIIITDADGVVSRCNGRVKAYFPGGYGAIIGRRIDEIFFGSEQPEGKLFRFLHSVQSEADEDIRFPNLSGWYNVASYPMRTEGSDRPNLVFIIKDITKRREVEEEKRTSDRELLTLYAVAFRLQYTKGVDKVMGDLLFQLHNMLQMDFSCIHLFDHDRLRMRASLGLSPSFEKAMKTLSKETQWTTLAQAGRPFLGEEPDARFPARAKKAAIEMELHSWCTVPLKIGQEVMGVMTVGTLSGRSYSDRDVFLLCSIAGQLAVLIDNYSLYDKMKEKADELYRSKMELKENLQKVKRANIELGRLNTAKNNFIGIASHELKTPITSIMGGVEFLLKYSGIQMTPEQHNIFVSVYEGTVQLRKLVEDLLSISRIEAQGPLAQKKPASLVRLCREVHDLFALPLSERHIKVEISGEDLLVPVDEAFAMLAVRNLLENAIKFTPDGGCVRLSGRVLKQAQLKEMTLTLRSFYPSFPNNIAATGKYYLLQVCDNGIGIPADERTRVFEKFYGVGDIDHHSSGATAFMSKGSGLGLSIVRGIMDAHEGAVWVEEAEGGGSVFSLLFPME; encoded by the coding sequence ATGTCAGAAGAGCTTAGGGTCCTCTTGGTCGAGGACTCGGAAGAAGACAGCCTGCTTTTGATCAGGGAGCTGCGCCGCGGCGGCTACAAGCTGGCGCACATGCGGGTGGAGACTGCGGAGAGCATGCGCCGGGCCCTGCAGGACTGCGAGTGGGACGTGGTCCTCTCAGACTACCGCATGCCCTCCTTCGACGCCCCCGGCGCCCTGCAGGTTCTGCACGAATCCGGTCAGGACATCCCGTTCATCATCGTTTCCGGAAAGATCGGCGAGGACCTGGCCGTAGCGGCCATGAAATCGGGGGCCAGCGACTACCTGATGAAGGGAAACCTGGCCCGGCTGGTGCCGGTAATGGAGCGGGAACTGAGGGAGGCGGAGGAGCGCAGGACGCACCGGCTCACCCAGGAGGCGGTGCGCCGCGGCAAGGCGGAGTGGGAGAGCGTCTTCGACTCGGTCTCCGACCTGATCATCATCACCGACGCCGACGGCGTCGTGTCGCGCTGCAACGGCCGGGTGAAGGCCTACTTCCCCGGCGGGTACGGCGCCATCATCGGCCGCAGGATCGACGAGATCTTTTTCGGATCCGAGCAGCCCGAGGGGAAGCTGTTCCGTTTCCTGCACAGCGTCCAGAGCGAGGCGGACGAGGACATCCGCTTCCCCAACTTGAGCGGCTGGTACAACGTCGCCAGCTACCCCATGCGCACCGAGGGGAGCGACCGCCCGAACCTGGTCTTCATCATCAAGGACATCACCAAGAGACGCGAGGTCGAGGAGGAGAAAAGGACCAGCGACCGGGAGCTTCTCACCCTCTACGCTGTCGCCTTCCGCCTGCAGTACACCAAGGGGGTCGACAAGGTGATGGGGGATCTCCTCTTCCAACTGCACAACATGCTGCAGATGGACTTCTCCTGCATCCACCTCTTCGATCACGACAGGCTCAGGATGCGCGCCTCGCTGGGACTTTCCCCCTCGTTCGAAAAGGCGATGAAAACGCTGTCCAAGGAGACGCAGTGGACGACCCTGGCTCAGGCGGGGCGCCCCTTCCTGGGGGAGGAGCCCGACGCGAGGTTCCCGGCCCGGGCCAAAAAGGCAGCCATCGAGATGGAGCTGCATTCCTGGTGCACCGTACCGCTCAAGATAGGGCAGGAGGTGATGGGGGTGATGACGGTAGGAACCCTCTCCGGACGCAGCTACAGCGACCGCGACGTCTTCCTGCTCTGCTCCATCGCGGGACAGCTCGCGGTCCTCATCGACAACTACAGTCTTTACGACAAGATGAAGGAGAAGGCGGACGAGCTCTACCGCAGCAAGATGGAGCTCAAGGAGAACCTGCAGAAGGTCAAGCGCGCCAACATCGAGCTGGGGCGCCTCAACACGGCGAAGAACAACTTCATCGGCATCGCCTCCCACGAGCTGAAGACCCCTATCACCTCGATCATGGGGGGGGTAGAGTTCCTGCTGAAGTATTCCGGGATCCAGATGACTCCCGAGCAGCACAACATCTTCGTTTCGGTCTACGAAGGGACCGTGCAGCTCAGAAAACTGGTGGAGGATCTTCTCTCCATCTCCCGCATCGAGGCGCAGGGACCGCTGGCCCAGAAGAAGCCGGCAAGCCTGGTGCGGCTTTGCCGCGAGGTGCACGATCTATTCGCGCTGCCGCTCTCCGAACGGCACATAAAGGTGGAGATATCGGGGGAGGACCTGCTGGTGCCGGTGGACGAGGCGTTTGCCATGCTGGCGGTGCGCAACCTCTTGGAAAACGCCATCAAGTTCACCCCGGACGGAGGGTGCGTGCGGCTTTCCGGGCGGGTTCTGAAGCAGGCGCAGTTGAAGGAGATGACGCTGACGCTCCGCTCCTTCTACCCCTCCTTCCCGAACAACATCGCGGCTACCGGGAAATACTACCTGCTCCAGGTGTGCGACAACGGCATCGGCATTCCCGCCGACGAGAGGACCCGCGTCTTCGAAAAGTTCTACGGCGTCGGGGACATCGACCACCACAGTTCGGGCGCCACCGCCTTCATGTCCAAGGGGTCGGGGCTGGGTCTCTCCATCGTGCGCGGCATCATGGACGCCCATGAGGGGGCGGTCTGGGTCGAAGAGGCCGAGGGAGGGGGGAGCGTCTTCTCGCTTCTCTTCCCCATGGAATGA
- a CDS encoding ABC transporter ATP-binding protein, which translates to MPHAITLHEITKSYGGFKAVDSFSLEVARGTVFGLLGPNGAGKTTLIKILTTLMRPTHGDAFVEKFSILTAAKSVRRVIGVVPQENNLDRYLTARENLALHARLHGMRPAAYNRRIDELLEMTGLSSRQNDFPDTFSGGMQRRLVVARALVHEPRVLFLDEPTTGLDPQSRRALWDYVRGLRRSMTVFLTTHYMDEADALCDRIMIMDHGACLADGTAAELKDAFSRAHVYQVEFRRDSDRYEGVLAGLSFVRSVERSGSTFQITLSDEESIKPLMDHLGGADIRRICLKEPTLEDVFISLTGDKVRE; encoded by the coding sequence ATGCCGCACGCAATCACGCTGCATGAGATAACCAAGAGCTACGGCGGGTTCAAGGCCGTGGACAGCTTCTCCCTGGAGGTCGCCCGCGGCACCGTCTTCGGGCTCCTGGGCCCCAACGGCGCCGGAAAGACCACCCTGATCAAGATCCTCACCACGCTGATGCGCCCGACCCATGGCGACGCCTTCGTAGAAAAGTTCAGCATCCTCACCGCGGCAAAGTCGGTGCGCCGCGTCATCGGCGTCGTCCCCCAGGAAAACAACCTAGACCGCTACCTGACGGCCAGGGAAAACCTGGCTCTCCACGCCAGGCTTCACGGCATGCGCCCGGCGGCCTACAACAGGCGCATCGACGAGCTCCTGGAGATGACGGGGCTTTCCTCACGTCAAAACGATTTCCCCGACACCTTTTCCGGGGGGATGCAGCGCCGGCTGGTCGTGGCGCGCGCCCTGGTGCACGAGCCGCGGGTGCTGTTTCTGGACGAGCCCACCACCGGGCTCGATCCGCAGTCCAGGCGCGCGCTGTGGGACTACGTCCGGGGGCTTAGGCGGAGCATGACCGTCTTTCTCACCACCCACTACATGGACGAGGCCGACGCGCTCTGCGACCGGATCATGATCATGGACCACGGCGCCTGCCTGGCCGACGGCACGGCCGCGGAGCTGAAGGACGCCTTTTCCAGGGCCCACGTGTACCAGGTGGAGTTCCGGCGCGACAGCGACAGGTATGAGGGGGTGCTGGCGGGGCTTTCCTTCGTGCGCAGCGTCGAGCGCAGCGGGAGCACCTTCCAGATCACCCTGAGCGACGAGGAGTCCATCAAGCCGCTCATGGATCACCTCGGGGGGGCGGATATCCGCAGGATCTGCCTCAAGGAGCCGACCCTGGAGGATGTCTTCATCTCGCTTACCGGGGACAAGGTGCGGGAATGA
- a CDS encoding ABC transporter permease, protein MFKGAFSIWGRDMMVLRRSIFSELVAVIAYPLTLYLAFGFGLKGYITDVNGVPYPLFIAPGLISMTAINAAFDESSWSMWFHRRVQRTIEEYRVTPITVYDIVIGKIFSGFSQGAVKGSVVFLVILVLTPFRIDYGHLPVYLMCIAISSMTFSCLGTICGTVIDKPENIGRVQSVVIVPLIFMAGIFFPLSSYPASIRPLIDLLPTTAVFEGARDALLEGSIPAPYLVNLIATAAVSFLVAVYTFNRKMSE, encoded by the coding sequence ATGTTCAAAGGCGCGTTTTCCATCTGGGGCAGGGACATGATGGTCTTGAGGCGGAGCATCTTTTCCGAGCTCGTCGCCGTCATCGCCTACCCCCTCACCCTCTACCTTGCCTTCGGCTTCGGCCTCAAGGGTTACATCACCGACGTAAACGGCGTCCCCTACCCGCTCTTCATAGCCCCAGGCCTCATCTCGATGACCGCGATCAACGCCGCTTTCGACGAAAGCTCCTGGAGCATGTGGTTCCACCGCCGGGTGCAGCGGACCATCGAGGAGTACCGGGTCACCCCGATCACGGTCTACGACATCGTCATCGGCAAGATCTTCTCCGGCTTCTCGCAGGGCGCCGTCAAGGGGTCCGTAGTCTTCCTGGTGATCCTCGTCTTGACCCCCTTCCGGATCGACTACGGCCACCTCCCCGTCTACCTGATGTGCATCGCCATCTCGTCCATGACCTTCTCCTGCCTGGGAACCATCTGCGGCACGGTGATCGACAAGCCGGAGAACATCGGCCGCGTGCAGTCGGTGGTCATCGTCCCCCTCATCTTCATGGCCGGCATCTTCTTCCCCCTTTCCTCCTATCCGGCGTCGATCCGCCCCCTGATAGATCTCCTCCCCACGACGGCGGTCTTCGAGGGGGCGCGGGATGCGCTGCTTGAGGGCTCGATCCCCGCCCCCTACCTGGTGAACCTGATAGCCACCGCTGCCGTATCCTTCCTGGTGGCGGTCTACACCTTCAACCGCAAGATGTCGGAATGA
- a CDS encoding radical SAM/SPASM domain-containing protein gives MAEEFVPKWIAWETTQRCNLKCVHCRCSSELTSSEGDFTTEEGKKLLKEIADFSKPVVVLSGGEPLMRPDIFELAEYGTSLGLRMCMASNGSLVTDEVCEKMKKADIKMVSLSLDGSTAEVHDNFRQCPGSFEGVLRAAELFKKHGQKFLINSSFTKRNQNDIANTFKVAKSLGATAWYMFMIVPTGRGEEIMNELISKEDYEEILDWHYHQEKNEDDILMRPTCAPHYYRIVPQKAKAEGEKFERRSLTFSTGGGKGCIAAQTICLIDCYGNLKPCSYFHRTAGNVKETPFRELWENSEIFKDLRDFKSYKGKCGECEYLNVCGGCRARADAVYGDYMEEEPFCNYVPIKVQRKQKD, from the coding sequence ATGGCCGAAGAGTTCGTACCGAAATGGATCGCCTGGGAGACCACCCAGCGCTGCAACCTCAAATGCGTCCACTGCCGCTGCTCCTCCGAGCTGACCTCCTCCGAAGGTGACTTCACCACCGAAGAGGGGAAGAAGCTCCTGAAGGAGATCGCCGATTTCTCGAAGCCGGTCGTGGTCCTTTCCGGCGGCGAGCCGCTGATGAGGCCGGACATCTTCGAGCTGGCCGAGTACGGCACCTCGCTCGGCCTCAGGATGTGCATGGCGAGCAACGGCTCGCTCGTGACCGACGAGGTCTGCGAGAAGATGAAGAAAGCCGACATCAAGATGGTCTCGCTCTCGCTGGACGGCTCGACCGCCGAGGTGCACGACAACTTCCGCCAGTGCCCCGGCTCCTTCGAAGGGGTGCTGCGCGCGGCCGAACTCTTCAAAAAGCACGGCCAGAAGTTTCTGATCAACTCCTCCTTCACCAAGAGGAACCAGAACGACATCGCCAACACCTTCAAGGTGGCGAAGTCCCTGGGCGCCACCGCCTGGTACATGTTCATGATCGTCCCCACCGGCCGCGGCGAGGAGATCATGAACGAACTGATCTCCAAGGAAGATTACGAGGAGATCCTCGACTGGCACTACCACCAGGAGAAGAACGAGGACGACATCCTGATGCGCCCCACCTGCGCGCCGCACTACTACCGCATCGTGCCGCAAAAGGCCAAGGCCGAGGGAGAGAAATTCGAGCGCCGCTCGCTCACCTTCTCCACCGGCGGGGGCAAAGGTTGCATCGCGGCTCAGACCATCTGCCTCATCGACTGCTACGGTAACCTGAAGCCCTGCTCTTACTTCCACCGCACCGCCGGCAACGTCAAGGAAACCCCTTTCCGCGAGCTCTGGGAGAACTCGGAGATCTTCAAAGACCTGAGGGATTTCAAGAGCTACAAGGGAAAATGCGGCGAGTGCGAGTACCTGAACGTCTGCGGCGGCTGCCGGGCCCGTGCCGATGCGGTGTACGGCGACTACATGGAAGAGGAACCGTTCTGCAACTACGTCCCGATCAAGGTGCAGAGAAAGCAGAAAGATTAA